From the Cervus elaphus chromosome 20, mCerEla1.1, whole genome shotgun sequence genome, one window contains:
- the GADD45A gene encoding growth arrest and DNA damage-inducible protein GADD45 alpha gives MTLEEFSAGEQKTERMDKVGDALEEVLSKALSQRTITVGVYEAAKLLNVDPDNVVLCLLAADEDDDRDVALQIHFTLIQAFCCENDIDILRVSNPGRLAELLLLETDAGPAASEGAEQPPDLHCVLVTNPHSSQWKDPALSQLICFCRESRYMDQWVPVINLPER, from the exons ATGACTTTGGAGGAATTCTCGGCTGGAGAGCAGAAGACCGAAAG GATGGATAAGGTGGGGGATGCCCTCGAGGAAGTGCTCAGCAAAGCCCTGAGTCAGCGCACCATCACCGTCGGGGTGTACGAGGCGGCCAAGCTGCTCAACGT CGACCCGGATAACGTGGTGCTGTGCCTGTTGGCGGCGGACGAGGACGACGACAGGGACGTGGCTCTGCAGATCCACTTCACCCTGATCCAGGCATTTTGCTGCGAGAACGATATCGACATCCTGCGTGTCAGCAACCCGGGCCGGCTGGCCGAACTCTTGCTCCTGGAGACCGATGCGGGCCCCGCGGCCAGCGAGGGCGCAGAGCAGCCCCCggacctgcactgcgtgctggtGACG AATCCACATTCATCACAGTGGAAGGATCCTGCGCTAAGTCAACTTATTTGTTTCTGCCGGGAAAGTCGCTACATGGATCAGTGGGTTCCAGTGATTAATCTCCCTGAACGGTGA